In Nicotiana tabacum cultivar K326 chromosome 2, ASM71507v2, whole genome shotgun sequence, the following proteins share a genomic window:
- the LOC107789616 gene encoding annexin D5 isoform X2: MYSEELNKRLAKELSGNLEKALLLWMCDLAGRDATLVRKALSGDVIDPRAATEVICSRTPSQIQYFKQLYHSMFGVYLEQDIEVQTYDDHKKLLLAYARTMRYEGPEVDRASVEHDAKALFKAGEKKLGTDEKAFIRIFSERSRAHLAAVSAAYHSMYGNSLKKAVKSETSGPFEFALLTILQCAENPAKYFAKELHKAMKGMGTDDTTLIRIIVTRTEIDMQYIKAEYHKKHKKSLNDAVHSETSGVYRAFLLSLLGTAH; this comes from the exons ATGTACTCTGAAGAGCTAAACAAGCGCTTGGCCAAAGAGCTTAGCGGTAACCTTGAG AAAGCATTGTTGCTATGGATGTGTGATCTGGCAGGAAGGGATGCTACCCTAGTTAGGAAGGCTTTGAGTGGTGATGTTATTGATCCCAGAGCTGCCACTGAAGTGATATGTTCACGGACTCCTTCTCAAATACAATATTTTAAACAACTTTACCATTCCATGTTTGGTGTCTACCTTGAACAGGATATTGAGGTTCAGACTTATGATGATCACAAAAAG TTGCTTCTAGCATATGCAAGGACAATGCGCTATGAAGGGCCAGAAGTTGACAGAGCTTCGGTGGAACATGATGCTAAAGCTCTTTTCAAAGCTGGGGAGAAGAAATTGGGAACCGATGAGAAGGCTTTTATACGAATTTTTTCTGAAAGAAGCAGGGCGCATTTGGCTGCTGTTAGTGCTGCTTATCATAGCATGTATGGTAACTCATTGAAAAAG GCTGTAAAAAGTGAGACCTCTGGACCCTTTGAGTTTGCCCTCTTGACTATTTTGCAGTGTGCTGAGAATCCAGCAAAGTACTTTGCGAAG GAGTTGCACAAGGCAATGAAGGGTATGGGTACGGACGATACAACTCTCATTAGGATAATAGTCACGCGAACTGAGATCGATATGCAGTATATAAAAGCAGAGTACCACAAAAAGCATAAGAAATCTCTGAATGATGCAGTTCATTCGGAGACTTCTGGTGTATATCGggcctttcttctatctcttcttGGGACTGCTCACTAA
- the LOC107789616 gene encoding annexin D5 isoform X1, with product MASLTVPSVLISPRDDAMQLYKAFKGLGCDKAAVINILAHRDATQRALIQQEYRTMYSEELNKRLAKELSGNLEKALLLWMCDLAGRDATLVRKALSGDVIDPRAATEVICSRTPSQIQYFKQLYHSMFGVYLEQDIEVQTYDDHKKLLLAYARTMRYEGPEVDRASVEHDAKALFKAGEKKLGTDEKAFIRIFSERSRAHLAAVSAAYHSMYGNSLKKAVKSETSGPFEFALLTILQCAENPAKYFAKELHKAMKGMGTDDTTLIRIIVTRTEIDMQYIKAEYHKKHKKSLNDAVHSETSGVYRAFLLSLLGTAH from the exons ATGGCAAGCCTAACTGTTCCTTCAGTTCTAATTTCACCTCGTGATGATGCCATGCAACTATATAAAGCTTTCAAAG GACTTGGATGTGATAAAGCAGCAGTCATTAACATCCTTGCCCACCGTGATGCAACTCAACGTGCTCTTATTCAACAGGAATACAGAACTATGTACTCTGAAGAGCTAAACAAGCGCTTGGCCAAAGAGCTTAGCGGTAACCTTGAG AAAGCATTGTTGCTATGGATGTGTGATCTGGCAGGAAGGGATGCTACCCTAGTTAGGAAGGCTTTGAGTGGTGATGTTATTGATCCCAGAGCTGCCACTGAAGTGATATGTTCACGGACTCCTTCTCAAATACAATATTTTAAACAACTTTACCATTCCATGTTTGGTGTCTACCTTGAACAGGATATTGAGGTTCAGACTTATGATGATCACAAAAAG TTGCTTCTAGCATATGCAAGGACAATGCGCTATGAAGGGCCAGAAGTTGACAGAGCTTCGGTGGAACATGATGCTAAAGCTCTTTTCAAAGCTGGGGAGAAGAAATTGGGAACCGATGAGAAGGCTTTTATACGAATTTTTTCTGAAAGAAGCAGGGCGCATTTGGCTGCTGTTAGTGCTGCTTATCATAGCATGTATGGTAACTCATTGAAAAAG GCTGTAAAAAGTGAGACCTCTGGACCCTTTGAGTTTGCCCTCTTGACTATTTTGCAGTGTGCTGAGAATCCAGCAAAGTACTTTGCGAAG GAGTTGCACAAGGCAATGAAGGGTATGGGTACGGACGATACAACTCTCATTAGGATAATAGTCACGCGAACTGAGATCGATATGCAGTATATAAAAGCAGAGTACCACAAAAAGCATAAGAAATCTCTGAATGATGCAGTTCATTCGGAGACTTCTGGTGTATATCGggcctttcttctatctcttcttGGGACTGCTCACTAA